The Intrasporangium calvum DSM 43043 sequence GGCGCCCAAGGTGAACCAGAGCTTGAGGTCGGGGGTCGTGCCATAGACCAGCAGCTCGCGCGACAGCTCGATCGCACAGTAGGCCGGGTTGAGCTGGACGATCTCGAGCAACGTCGGGTGAGTGATGAACCTTTCCATGGAGAACATCACGCCCGACCCGTAGAGCCAGAAGCGCGAGATGAAGGCGAGCACATGCCGCACGTCCGGGATGGCACTCGTGAGCCGGGCGGCGTAGAAGATCAGCCCGGCGTTGAACATCATCAGGAGCAGGAAGACGAGCGGGAAGAGCGCCCACCGCCACGTGATCACCGCGTGCGGCGGGATCACCGTGATCATCAGCAGCATGGTGATGATGACCGGGATCATCGACAGGGACTCGCGGATGAGTAAGGCGATGGGGATGGCGGCCCGGGGGAAGGAGAACGCCCGGATGAGGTTCTTCCCCGCGTTCATCACGCCGGCGCCCCCGGTGAGCGACCGTGACGTGAAGGAGAACATGAACACGCCGACCAGGAGGAAGCCGATGAAGTTCTCCACGCCGCGGCTCGTGCCCAGAACCAGCCCGAAGATGACGTAGTAGGCGAAGCCGTCGAGGATAGGTCGCCCGATGAGCCAGAGGTTGCCGAGCAGCGTGTCCTTGTTGCCTGAGAAGGCCTTCGCCCGGGCGTCCGCCCAGATGAAGTGCCGACGCTGGTGCAGGCCCCAGACGTAGCGCCCGAGGCTCGGTCGCACCCCCACCGGGGACAGGCGGCTGATGTCGACCCGCTCGAAGTTGACCACGTCGAGCTCGTCCAACGGCGACTGGCGGAGCTGTCGCCGGTGCGAGTCACGCGCCACGGGACACCCCCAACCCTTCATAGATCGCCCGATACGTCTCGGCCTGCGCCCCCCAGGTGCGGGTCCGGGCGAAACGCTGACCGCCAGCACCCAACCGTGCCATGAGGTCCGCGTCCGCTGCCAGTCGACGCAGCGCCGCCGCCAACCCGTGAGGATCGCCAGCAGGAGCCACGAGACCGCTGCCGGGCTCCACGACGACCTCGGCCAGAGCCGGCAGGTCAGAGGCGACCACGGGCCGACCCAGCGCCATCGCCTCGATCGGCTTGAGCGGTGTCACGGTGCGGCAGACCTCGGTGTCGAGGCGCGGCACGACGAAGGCATCCAGCGCCTGGTGCCACCGCACGGCCTCCTCCCGCGGCACCCGCCCCGGCAGCACGATCGCATCCGAGATGTCGAGCCGCTCGGCCAGCCGTCTCAGGCCGGGCCGAGCCACGCCCTCGCCCGCGATGGCGCAGCGCACCGGCAGGCCCTCCTCCCGGAGCAGCGCCACCGCGCGAATGAGCACGTCGAAGCCCTCGTAGTCGACGATCGACGACACCGACCCGACCCAGAAGCCGTCCTGCGGCAGCCCCAGCGACGCGCGCGCCTCGGCGGGCGTCTCAGCGCGCTCGAGCAGGCCGGCGTCCACCGCGTTGGGGACCAGCGAGATCCGCTCCGCCGGCACCCCTTGGGCCACCAGGTCGTCGCGCAGCGCCGTCGACAGGGTCACCACGTGGTCGGCGGCGAGCGCCATCTCGGTCTCGCGGGCGCGGGCGAGCAGGTAGCGCTCGCTCGTCGCGGCGCGCTCCTGGTCCTCCGGCGGCCGCCGTGCGAGCCAGGACTTCTCGAGCTGCCCGCGCACCTCATAGACCCACGGCACCCCGAGCGCGTCAGCGGCCGCCTGGGCGGTGAGCGCGTTGGGGTAGTGCGTCGTCGTGTGGAGCACCGTCGCACCGAACTCGCGCCCTCGCTGCACCACGGCCTCGACCGTCTGCTCGAGCCGGCCCGTCGGCGTCGCGGCCAGCCGCGCCGGCACGACCCGGCGATACGTGATGCCATCCACGACATCGACGTCCTTCGCCTGCGGCAGGCCCACGACGACCGGATATCCGATCCGGGTCATCGCCTCCACCGTCATCCCGGCCGCCTGCTGCGCCCGGAGGATGGCGTGGCTGCGCAGTGAGTAGCCGGACTGCGTCCACGGCAGGGAGTTGATGAGCAGATGAAGCGCCCGTATGCCGCTGGGCTCGCTCCCCGACGCCACCGACCTCGCTGCTGGGGCGGGGAGACGGAACCCCGGCGTGAGGAGGTCGCGCTCGGAAGCGAGCACAGCGGCATACCGCTGACCTCCGCGTCGCGGAGACGTCGACGCGACGGCAGCCGCCTCGCTCACGTCACCTCGCGCCCAGGCGGACCGGGCCCGCAGCAGGGGAGCGGCGTCGAGGGGGGCGGTGCCGCCGAGGACGATGTCGATCTCGGCGCCGACCCGGCGGGCGATGCGCGAGGAGGGCTGCGCGTGCGCGAGCGACTGGCGCGCGTCCGCGGGGTGGTCCGCGAGGAAGTGCGCGAGCGCGTGCCGGACCGATGCGGCTGAGCCCCCGGAGAGCAGCGCGGACGCGACCCGCGACCGGACGGGGGAGGGCAGGCGGCGCAGGGTCTGGACGGACAGCAGCATCGGGTCGTCCTGTGCGTGCCGCGCCGCGGTGCGGCCGAGGAGGACGACGTTGCGGGCGACCGATCGGAGTGCAGTGGACCGGTCAGCCACGGCGGCGCGCGATCCGTTCGAGGACCGCGAGGTACCGCGTCGCCAGGCTGTCGTCGTCGGCGTGGACCTGGGTCCAGCGGCTCGGCTCGGGGCCGACGACGAGGCTGGTCGGGTCGGCCACCATCTTGGCCCACAGCTCGGCCAGGGCGTCCGGGTCGCCCGGGCTCAACGTGGCGCCGGCCCTCGTCTCACGGATGATGCGCGCCGCCTCACCGTCGACGACCCCGGTGATGTGCAGGCCGATCGACATCGCCTCGTACAGCTTGGACGGGACGGTGACCGAGAGCGCCGGCCAGGGTCGGAGGTGGACGAGGAGCGTGTCGGCCCACGCGTAGTGCTCGGCGACCTCGTGACGGGGCACCTGGCCGACCATCTCGATCGGGACGTCACCCTTGGCGGCCATCTCCGCCACGGCCTCATACTCGGCGCCGGCCCCGACAATGCGCAGGCGGATCGGGACCCCAGCGTTGTGGGCGTGGCGCGCGGCGAGCACCGCTGCGCCGAGGCCCTGGGCCCGCCCCACCGTCCCGAGGTAGAGGACGTGCAGCTCGCCGTCCGGCACCCGGGGCAGATGGCGGGGGTAGCGCGGGACCGGGTGGGCGCCGTTGCGGATGACGTGGACCTCGGTCAGGCCCCGGTCGCGCAGGGTCTCGGCGAAGGTGTCGGTCGTCGTGATGACGGCCGCAGAGCGGCGCTGGATGGTCGACATGCCGACGCTCGCGGCCCGGATGAGCTGCGAGTGGACTAGGGCGCGGGCGCGGCCCGGCGGGACGGCGTCCTCATCCCACTCGTTCGCCACGGCGAGCAGGTCCGGCCAGGCGTCCCGCATCTCCGTGACGAGGGGGGCGCGCAGTGCTGCGGCCACGACCGCACCCGAGCCGAGCGTCGGGATGGCCGGCGCCGTGGCGACGACGACATCCGGGCGGTGCCGGTGCAGCCGCTGGATCGAGAGCCGGGTCGTGTCGGCCGCCGTGACGACCTGGTCGACGATGCGCGTGCCCAGGGCATGACCCTGGGTGCGGAAGTGCGCCCGGTGGACGACCTCGCCGTACCGACCGAGGTGGACCTGCCCGGGGCGTGGGTAGGCCGAGTCGTCGATGAGCAGCTCGCGGGGCTGATGGGGCGGCGGCGTGACGACCGTCACGTGATGGCCGCGCTCGCAGAAGCGTCGGACGAAAGCACCCCAGCGCTGCTGCGGTGCTCCGAGCTCAGGCTCGTAGTTGTGCGTGAGGAGCAGGATCCTCATGTGTGAGTGTGAGTTGCGATGTGCGGCACGTGTCGGTCTCTTGCTTCCCCTGTGGTCCCCGGTGCAAGGACCCTCGGGCCGAGGCTACCGGAATCGGGCAATGTGCTCGACCTGAGCGCCTCGACCGGTCGCATCGGCCGTCATTCTTGACCTGGGACGGTCAGTCCTCGTAGTCGTCGACGGTGTCCGTGCGGATCGCCTCACCGAGCGCGTCCATGCCCGCCTCGTCGACGATGTCGATCGACGCGCCCTCGGGGCTCGTGCCGAAACCGGTGAACGGCGCGGTGATGAAACGCACGTCGCGGCCCCGCAGGCCCTTCATCGAGAACGCCTCGGAGCGCATCGTGCCCACGTCGAGGTCCTGGTCGACGATGAGGTTGCTCGTCGCCGCGTCGATGAAGTCCTTGAGCCGGATCGGGTTGGTCAGGGTCTCGGCGCTCAGCGTCTTGAGCATGAGCGCCTTGATGAAGGCCTGCTGGCGACGGCCGCGGGAGATGTCGCCCTCGCTCAGCTGCTTGCGCTGGCGCACGAAGATCAGCGCGGTCTCGCCGTCCATGTGCATGGTGCCCTCGTTGAAGGTGACCCCGTTGCCGGTCGACGCCTCCTCGACCTTGACGTCCACCCCGCCGACCGCGTCGGTCATCCGCTTGAAGCCCTCGAAGTCGACCATGGCGACGTGGTCGACCTCGACACCGAGCAGGTTCTGCATCGTCTGGACGAGCAGCGGAGACCCGCCGAACGCGAAGGCGGCGTTGAGCTTGTTCTTGCCGTGGTCCGGGATCGAGACGTAGAGGTCGCGCGGGAAGTGGATCAGCGTGACGTTGTGCTTGTCCTCCGGGACGTGCACCAGGACCATGACGTCGGATCGCCCGCCGACCCGACCCGGGCCGGCGTCGCTGCCGAGGAGCAGGTAGTTCGTCCCGTTGCCGGCCGGCTGCTCGATGGCCTCTCCGGCGTCGTTCGTCGGTCCCGGGACATCGGGGAGCAGCTGCTCCTGCTTGATGTTCGAGGAGACGATCTGGTTCAGCCAGACGAGGTAGCCGCCCACCGCCAGGACCGGGACGAGGAGCAGGACGAGGGCCGCGACGAGGACGCGCCGGTTGCGGCGCTTCTCCCGCTGCCTCCGGTGCAGGTCGTGGCGGCTGCCCTCACCGTGGAGGAGCTCGCCACCCCCGTCCTCGGGGTCTGCGTAGCCAACGTCGTCGGGCGTGGAGGGGCCATAGGTGGACACGAGGCGTCAGTCTAGGAGACGACGGCGCCGACCTCCCTCGAGTGTGCACTTCGTGCCGGGGCGACCCCTCCCTCGAGTGTGCATTTCCCGCCATGCGTCGTGGGCACGAACTGCACACTCGAGGGGAAGCGAGCTCAGCGGCATACGGCACGAACTGCACACTCGACCGGGCGGTTTCAAGGGGTCGACGCAACACCGGTTGGTCCCTCGGACTGTAGTAGGTCGCGGAGGCGTTCGGCGGGTGTGGCCCAGCCGAGGGTCTTGCGGGGTCGGCCGTTGAGTTCTTGGGCGACGAGTTCGAGCTCTTCGGGGCCATGGACGGTCAGGTCGGTGCCCTTGGGGAAGTACTGGCGAAGCAGCCCGTTGGTGTTCTCGTTGCTGCCGCGCTGCCACGGGGAGGCCGGGTCGCAGAAGTAGACCTGCATGTCGGTGGCCAAGGTGATCTGCTTGTGCGCGGCCATCTCGCTGCCCTGGTCCCAGGTCAGCGACCCGCGCAGGTGCGCGGGCAAGGTGGTGATGCTGGCCAGCAGCGCGTCGCGGACGTGTTCGGCGGTGTGCCCGGCCGGTAGGTGCAGCAGCATGGTGTACCGGGTGGTGCGCTCGACCAGGGTGCCGATCGCGGACTTGTTCAGCTCCCCGGTGATCAGGTCGCCCTCCCAGTGCCCGGGTACGGCGCGGTCCTCGACCTCGGCCGGCCGCTCGGCGATCATCACCATCTCGTCCTTGAACCGGGAGCGGCGGGTCCCGGGCGCGGCGTGGGGTTTGCGCCGGGCCCGGCCGGTGCGTAGCGCCTGGGCGACCTCGCGTCTGAGGCCGCCGCGGGCCTGCAGGTAGAGGGCCTGGTAGATGGTCTCGTGGGACACCCGCATAGTCTCGTCGCCCGGGTTGTCCTGGATCAGCCTGTTGGCGATCTGCTCGGGTGACCAGTGTTGCTCCAGACCCTCCTGCACGTACTGCCGCAGCGGCGAATCCTCGTTCAGCTTCGAGGGTTTCGGCCGGGCCCGGCCAGCGGCGGCGTGCGCGTGCGCGGTCCGGGGCAGGTAGACCCCGGTCACCGTGTGGGCCCGCACCTCACGGCTGACGCTGCTCTTGTGCTTGCCGATCAACCCGGCGATCGCGCTCAGCGTCAGCCGGTTCTGCAGCCCGTCCGCGATCAACAGCCGCTCGCCCAGCGTCAGGTACCGCGCCGGCTCCGACGCCTCGGCCGTCGGCTCGGCGGAGGCACGTGGATCGGTGGAGGCGGGTGGATCGGTGGAGGCGGGTGGATCGGTGGAGGCGGGTGGATCGGGCGAGGGTGAGGCCACGGCTGGTCACCCACTGGTCATACCAGCGCGAGCCGGTCGTCTCGTGGATGCCGACTCGTGTGGCCGCGGCCCGAAGGTGGATGCCCTGCTCGAGCAGGGCGTGGAACTGCTCCTTGGCCGTCGCCGCTTGAGCCCGCCGCTGCGCCAGCGGCACCACCGCCGGCACCGCCCCAGCCCGGCGCAGGATGGACCGCGCCGCGTCCCGGCCCACCCCGCCGGCCTCGGCCGCCCGGTCCACGCTGCCCGACGCCTCGAACCCGACGAGCACCGCGTGCCGATGTTCCGCGGTGACCCTGGTGCGCTTGACCGGCGAGCCCAGCCCGAGCGAGCGCAGCACCTCACACGCCCAGCTCGGCGAGACCCCCAGCTGCCGCGCCGCCTCGACCACGGCCATCCCCTGGTCCTTGAGGGCCAGCAGATCCGCCAGCCACCCAGGCCGCTGCTCCCACACTTCCACCATCCTGCAACTCCTTCGGTATCGAAGGTGTTGCGTCGACCCCTTGAACCCGCCCCGGGAGCCAGCCCAGCGGCATACGGCAGCTATTGCACACTCGACGGGGGTGGGGAGGAGAGGACGGGGGCGAGCTTGAGGGCGAGGTGCAGGGAGAGTCGGTCCTCGCCGTTGCCCAGGTCGAGCCCGGTGATCTCGGCGATGCGCCGCAGCCGGTAGTAGGCCGTCTGGCGGTGGATGCCCAGCCGCTGCGTGGTGCGCTGGATGCTGCCCGCCTCGTCGAGGTAGACGAGGGCCGTGCGCGCCAGCTCTGGGTCTCCGTGCGCGAGGAGGCGACGGGCCGGGGCGTCGAGAAGGGCGGCGGCGAGGTCGTCCTCGGAGGCCGAGCCGAGCAGCCGGAAGGGGCCCAGACTCTCCCACCTCACGGCGGCGTCGCCTGTCCTGAGCCTCGCGACGCGGGTGCCGATGACCGCCTGGCGGTGGCTCGTCCGAGCCGCGCGCACCGACGACTGAGGGGCGCCGATGCCGATGAGGAGCCGCTCGGTCGCGGCGGTCGGCCCGGACTCGTTGTGCTCACGCGCCTGCGTGGCGACCCGCCCCAGGAGGGTCAGGTCGCTCTGGTCGGCCAGCCGGATGACGAGTGTGGCCCGGCCGGGACGGATCGTCGCCAGGACCTCGCGCGGGAGGGAC is a genomic window containing:
- a CDS encoding glycosyltransferase family 4 protein translates to MADRSTALRSVARNVVLLGRTAARHAQDDPMLLSVQTLRRLPSPVRSRVASALLSGGSAASVRHALAHFLADHPADARQSLAHAQPSSRIARRVGAEIDIVLGGTAPLDAAPLLRARSAWARGDVSEAAAVASTSPRRGGQRYAAVLASERDLLTPGFRLPAPAARSVASGSEPSGIRALHLLINSLPWTQSGYSLRSHAILRAQQAAGMTVEAMTRIGYPVVVGLPQAKDVDVVDGITYRRVVPARLAATPTGRLEQTVEAVVQRGREFGATVLHTTTHYPNALTAQAAADALGVPWVYEVRGQLEKSWLARRPPEDQERAATSERYLLARARETEMALAADHVVTLSTALRDDLVAQGVPAERISLVPNAVDAGLLERAETPAEARASLGLPQDGFWVGSVSSIVDYEGFDVLIRAVALLREEGLPVRCAIAGEGVARPGLRRLAERLDISDAIVLPGRVPREEAVRWHQALDAFVVPRLDTEVCRTVTPLKPIEAMALGRPVVASDLPALAEVVVEPGSGLVAPAGDPHGLAAALRRLAADADLMARLGAGGQRFARTRTWGAQAETYRAIYEGLGVSRGA
- a CDS encoding glycosyltransferase family 4 protein, with amino-acid sequence MRILLLTHNYEPELGAPQQRWGAFVRRFCERGHHVTVVTPPPHQPRELLIDDSAYPRPGQVHLGRYGEVVHRAHFRTQGHALGTRIVDQVVTAADTTRLSIQRLHRHRPDVVVATAPAIPTLGSGAVVAAALRAPLVTEMRDAWPDLLAVANEWDEDAVPPGRARALVHSQLIRAASVGMSTIQRRSAAVITTTDTFAETLRDRGLTEVHVIRNGAHPVPRYPRHLPRVPDGELHVLYLGTVGRAQGLGAAVLAARHAHNAGVPIRLRIVGAGAEYEAVAEMAAKGDVPIEMVGQVPRHEVAEHYAWADTLLVHLRPWPALSVTVPSKLYEAMSIGLHITGVVDGEAARIIRETRAGATLSPGDPDALAELWAKMVADPTSLVVGPEPSRWTQVHADDDSLATRYLAVLERIARRRG
- a CDS encoding LCP family protein, translated to MSTYGPSTPDDVGYADPEDGGGELLHGEGSRHDLHRRQREKRRNRRVLVAALVLLLVPVLAVGGYLVWLNQIVSSNIKQEQLLPDVPGPTNDAGEAIEQPAGNGTNYLLLGSDAGPGRVGGRSDVMVLVHVPEDKHNVTLIHFPRDLYVSIPDHGKNKLNAAFAFGGSPLLVQTMQNLLGVEVDHVAMVDFEGFKRMTDAVGGVDVKVEEASTGNGVTFNEGTMHMDGETALIFVRQRKQLSEGDISRGRRQQAFIKALMLKTLSAETLTNPIRLKDFIDAATSNLIVDQDLDVGTMRSEAFSMKGLRGRDVRFITAPFTGFGTSPEGASIDIVDEAGMDALGEAIRTDTVDDYED
- a CDS encoding PucR family transcriptional regulator, whose product is MTRDVQDIVDLASRLLDHSALLEDRDFHLVAFHSQRPDIDLVRQRSILERGSSAEVRSWFEQFGIATAEGPVRTPPDPSSGILGRLCFPVRWKGVTYGYLWVIDPDGSVSANPSIPEVAHLADEAGAVLAQRALGRLDVAILLEALLSPDLSRSQAAADELLERELVAVGEWVVVMEIRLEESRSAVPLNVWSLPREVLATIRPGRATLVIRLADQSDLTLLGRVATQAREHNESGPTAATERLLIGIGAPQSSVRAARTSHRQAVIGTRVARLRTGDAAVRWESLGPFRLLGSASEDDLAAALLDAPARRLLAHGDPELARTALVYLDEAGSIQRTTQRLGIHRQTAYYRLRRIAEITGLDLGNGEDRLSLHLALKLAPVLSSPPPSSVQ
- a CDS encoding IS30 family transposase, with protein sequence MTLGERLLIADGLQNRLTLSAIAGLIGKHKSSVSREVRAHTVTGVYLPRTAHAHAAAGRARPKPSKLNEDSPLRQYVQEGLEQHWSPEQIANRLIQDNPGDETMRVSHETIYQALYLQARGGLRREVAQALRTGRARRKPHAAPGTRRSRFKDEMVMIAERPAEVEDRAVPGHWEGDLITGELNKSAIGTLVERTTRYTMLLHLPAGHTAEHVRDALLASITTLPAHLRGSLTWDQGSEMAAHKQITLATDMQVYFCDPASPWQRGSNENTNGLLRQYFPKGTDLTVHGPEELELVAQELNGRPRKTLGWATPAERLRDLLQSEGPTGVASTP
- a CDS encoding ABC transporter permease; translated protein: MARDSHRRQLRQSPLDELDVVNFERVDISRLSPVGVRPSLGRYVWGLHQRRHFIWADARAKAFSGNKDTLLGNLWLIGRPILDGFAYYVIFGLVLGTSRGVENFIGFLLVGVFMFSFTSRSLTGGAGVMNAGKNLIRAFSFPRAAIPIALLIRESLSMIPVIITMLLMITVIPPHAVITWRWALFPLVFLLLMMFNAGLIFYAARLTSAIPDVRHVLAFISRFWLYGSGVMFSMERFITHPTLLEIVQLNPAYCAIELSRELLVYGTTPDLKLWFTLGAWAVVTPALGFLYFWQAEEEYGRA